From the genome of Anopheles bellator unplaced genomic scaffold, idAnoBellAS_SP24_06.2 scaffold02430_ctg1, whole genome shotgun sequence:
ATTACCATTTGCCTTCTGGTATGGGACGCCGCGTTATATTACATACACAGGATGTTCCACAGTCGCCACTTTTATCAGCGATTCCACAAACTGCACCACGAATGGCGAGCACCGGTGGCGTTGACGGGCATGTACGTTTCTCCGTTTGAGTTCGCAATCAGCTCTATGCTACCCCTGTACCTTGGGCCGGCTATTATGCACTGTTGCCTTTTCACAACGACCATTTGGCTAACGATCGTCGTTTGGGACAACCTAGGAGATCACACCGGTTACCATCTCCCATTCTTGGGTAGCTCCGAAGCACACGATTACCATCATCTAAAGTAAGTCGgtggaaagtaaaaaaagtctgtaaattgaaattgagtaccgaaagtgatttatttttaaatttgtgtttCTTGCATTTCCAGTTTCAATCAGTGTTATGGTAACTTTGGGCTGTTGGATCGTCTTCACGGTACCAATGCCGAGTTTCGGAAAAAGAAGGAATATCAAAGACACCGTCGTATTTTTGGCTTCAAATCCGCCAGGGAACTTGTGCCAGAGAAATAAGTTTAAATCGGAAACAAAACGCAgcaaaactaaactaaaagaaaatttcaacaaaaaaatccattctGATATTCGCAAATACGA
Proteins encoded in this window:
- the LOC131214778 gene encoding fatty acid hydroxylase domain-containing protein 2-like; protein product: LLVWDAALYYIHRMFHSRHFYQRFHKLHHEWRAPVALTGMYVSPFEFAISSMLPLYLGPAIMHCCLFTTTIWLTIVVWDNLGDHTGYHLPFLGSSEAHDYHHLNFNQCYGNFGLLDRLHGTNAEFRKKKEYQRHRRIFGFKSARELVPEK